The Deinococcus sonorensis KR-87 genome includes a window with the following:
- a CDS encoding succinate dehydrogenase hydrophobic membrane anchor subunit has protein sequence MIRAKTYSDARTQASGNAELNWWIFMRVSGLILMFLVLGHVYMTFVQVSESDATYDAVVSKLSNPAWKFYDWLILVLSLLHGLNGARYSIEDYIRTRPNRFWVKSIFYTLVGVIFTLGTVGLFSI, from the coding sequence GTGATCCGTGCCAAAACCTACAGCGACGCCCGCACGCAGGCGAGCGGCAATGCCGAGCTGAACTGGTGGATCTTCATGCGGGTCAGTGGCCTGATCCTGATGTTCCTGGTGCTGGGTCACGTGTACATGACCTTCGTGCAGGTTTCGGAGTCGGACGCCACCTATGACGCGGTGGTGAGCAAGCTCAGCAATCCGGCCTGGAAGTTCTACGACTGGCTGATTCTGGTACTGTCCCTGCTGCACGGCCTCAACGGCGCGCGCTACAGCATCGAGGACTACATCCGCACCCGCCCTAACCGCTTCTGGGTCAAGAGCATCTTCTATACCCTGGTGGGCGTCATCTTCACCCTCGGCACCGTGGGCCTGTTCAGCATCTGA
- the sdhC gene encoding succinate dehydrogenase, cytochrome b556 subunit, whose protein sequence is MYRGREGQWAFMLHRLSGLAILAYLLLHVISISLFVFGEDPYMAVHNLYDFALFRIGLIFVSAAVVYHSFNGLRIIVMDFAGTGVAYQRQMWYGVLALSALTMLYVAYKVIPRIFFGGL, encoded by the coding sequence ATGTACCGAGGCAGAGAGGGGCAGTGGGCATTTATGCTCCACCGCCTGTCAGGGTTGGCCATTCTGGCCTACCTGTTGTTGCACGTCATCAGCATCTCGCTGTTCGTGTTCGGTGAGGACCCCTATATGGCGGTCCACAACCTCTATGATTTCGCGCTGTTCCGCATCGGGCTGATCTTCGTCTCGGCGGCCGTGGTGTACCACTCGTTCAACGGGCTGCGCATCATCGTGATGGACTTTGCCGGGACCGGCGTGGCCTACCAGCGGCAGATGTGGTATGGGGTGCTCGCCCTCAGCGCGCTCACCATGCTCTACGTGGCCTACAAGGTCATCCCGCGCATCTTTTTCGGAGGACTCTAA